GGAAACAACGATGGGTGCAGTCAAAGAACAGTTTATTATTGATGAGCAGGGTGAGCGTGTTGCAGTTATCCTGCCTCTTGATGAATACGAGCAGTTGCAGGAAGATCTCCACGATCTGGCCGTTGTAGCAGAGAGAAGAACTGAATCGACAATCAC
The DNA window shown above is from Methanocalculus alkaliphilus and carries:
- a CDS encoding type II toxin-antitoxin system Phd/YefM family antitoxin, with translation MKKETTMGAVKEQFIIDEQGERVAVILPLDEYEQLQEDLHDLAVVAERRTESTITLEELKKRL